The Desulfotignum phosphitoxidans DSM 13687 genome includes a region encoding these proteins:
- a CDS encoding TorD/DmsD family molecular chaperone, translating to MGQISEVQFSAEPETLMALSRLFTYPEQLPDGRDLARIFTQAGPIPACPSLTGLQNRYVSLFINHLPEVPCIPCGSWYLEGTLMGPSTLKLSALYREYGFEPLEIPDHIAVELEFLAILSTLVCRASDPENRTRLTADLKFVSGHLAAWTPEFFDRVVSWDEKGFYGALARACQPFF from the coding sequence ATGGGTCAGATATCCGAAGTTCAGTTTTCCGCAGAACCGGAAACCCTCATGGCCCTGTCCCGGCTGTTCACCTACCCGGAACAGTTGCCCGATGGCAGGGATCTGGCCCGGATCTTTACGCAGGCAGGGCCGATCCCTGCCTGCCCCTCCCTGACCGGGCTTCAAAACCGGTATGTGTCTTTGTTCATCAACCACCTGCCGGAGGTGCCCTGCATCCCCTGCGGCTCCTGGTACCTGGAGGGCACCCTCATGGGGCCCTCCACCCTGAAGCTTTCCGCCCTGTACCGGGAATACGGATTTGAACCCCTGGAAATACCGGATCACATTGCCGTGGAGCTGGAGTTTCTGGCGATCCTGTCCACCCTGGTGTGCCGTGCTTCTGATCCGGAAAACAGGACCCGGCTCACCGCGGACCTGAAGTTTGTATCCGGTCATCTGGCCGCCTGGACCCCGGAATTTTTCGATCGGGTCGTCTCATGGGATGAAAAGGGATTCTATGGTGCCCTGGCCCGGGCGTGCCAGCCCTTTTTCTGA